The Streptomyces sp. Je 1-332 genome has a window encoding:
- a CDS encoding RICIN domain-containing protein, producing MSPEESDTSLAARLRGEAEGESDQPVALLLARHWQATYDYSAICLAAWSSSASMVAAASFHRVLGQMASAEPGGALRPYLLVTVRETVRGWTVDERISALMPELRKPTGGRGMRAATTMTPEKRRLAARSFWALPAVAQCLLWHSAVEADDISIPAGLSGLSADLAVAALEQAREQFRAGILRGHRELAPTEECPLYNRILDVTIRRGGTLLPDVQQHLSSCRHCCDVTEQLSFVEGELGTLLAEAVLGWGARRYLESRPGRGGATKRGAGAAGQGGRHAGGGGRHRPPSHVALPGGGHLPGSGHLPGGGPLASTRTPSRALRTGAAVGSAALVATVLVIALSSGDGGGDGAVPPTGMTGMTGSHDARPSADPEPPSAGTSPPTSAGYPGRSDQGRLRNTEADLCLDIRGKAKPGAEVKLAKCSAAGSQQWSYDKNGLLSSAASPQLCLDSHRDDGVLVLGPCVAPSTEHADEVRYDLTARGELLPRWHEGLAVAPASSRKGAEAVVKDRDGSPEQRWRIDSSTSSPNSRSIKGRGEPTVKGVMGERDGRGGRGGQGGKDRAGAPRGGEHVCTGSTCEPTSSRAPRPGPTEAREEDRGERGDGDRRDGGGRHGERGQGPKGGDRRASPYSTRHGEAEERFSEGGCRADSEPIGQKRSREGVGTPALRNGVLGRSVSEGVPPGEGRRVRGGTEGAR from the coding sequence TCGGCCATCTGCCTCGCCGCCTGGTCGAGTTCGGCCTCGATGGTCGCCGCGGCGTCCTTCCACCGCGTGCTCGGGCAGATGGCGAGCGCCGAGCCTGGCGGGGCCCTGCGTCCGTATCTCCTGGTGACCGTCCGGGAGACGGTCAGGGGATGGACCGTCGACGAGCGAATATCCGCCCTTATGCCGGAACTCCGCAAACCCACCGGCGGTCGCGGTATGCGGGCGGCGACGACCATGACGCCCGAAAAGCGGCGACTCGCCGCACGCTCGTTCTGGGCTCTTCCCGCAGTCGCCCAGTGTCTGCTCTGGCACTCCGCGGTCGAGGCCGACGACATATCCATACCGGCTGGTTTGTCGGGCTTGAGTGCCGACCTCGCCGTCGCCGCCCTCGAGCAGGCGCGGGAGCAATTCAGGGCAGGCATCCTCCGCGGTCACCGGGAACTCGCGCCCACCGAGGAATGCCCCCTCTACAACCGAATCCTCGACGTCACGATTCGTCGCGGCGGCACCTTGCTTCCCGATGTCCAGCAGCATCTGTCGTCGTGCCGCCACTGCTGTGACGTGACCGAACAACTCAGCTTTGTCGAGGGCGAGTTGGGCACGCTTCTTGCCGAAGCGGTACTCGGGTGGGGCGCTCGCCGCTACCTCGAGTCGCGGCCGGGGCGAGGAGGAGCCACGAAGCGTGGCGCAGGGGCTGCCGGTCAGGGCGGCAGGCACGCGGGCGGTGGCGGACGACACCGTCCGCCGTCTCACGTCGCCCTGCCGGGCGGCGGTCACCTGCCGGGCAGCGGTCACCTGCCGGGCGGCGGCCCGCTCGCGTCGACGCGTACGCCCTCCAGGGCGCTGCGCACCGGAGCGGCCGTGGGGTCCGCGGCCCTCGTCGCGACGGTGCTCGTCATCGCCCTCTCGTCGGGTGACGGCGGTGGCGACGGTGCTGTTCCCCCGACCGGGATGACCGGCATGACCGGAAGCCATGACGCCCGACCGAGCGCGGATCCCGAGCCGCCCTCCGCCGGTACCTCCCCGCCCACATCGGCGGGGTACCCCGGCAGGTCCGACCAGGGCAGGCTCCGCAATACGGAGGCGGATCTGTGCCTCGACATCCGGGGCAAGGCGAAGCCCGGCGCCGAGGTGAAGCTCGCGAAGTGCTCGGCCGCGGGGAGCCAGCAGTGGTCGTACGACAAGAACGGGCTCCTGAGCAGCGCCGCCAGTCCTCAACTCTGCCTCGACTCCCACCGGGACGACGGCGTACTCGTCCTCGGACCCTGTGTGGCACCTTCCACCGAGCATGCCGACGAGGTGCGCTACGACCTGACTGCGCGGGGGGAGTTGTTGCCGCGGTGGCACGAAGGACTGGCGGTCGCGCCTGCCTCGTCGCGCAAGGGAGCGGAGGCCGTGGTCAAGGACCGTGACGGATCGCCGGAGCAGCGATGGAGGATCGACTCCTCCACGAGCTCCCCGAATTCCCGCTCGATCAAGGGAAGGGGCGAACCCACCGTGAAGGGTGTGATGGGTGAGAGGGATGGGAGGGGTGGGAGGGGCGGCCAAGGTGGCAAGGACCGGGCCGGAGCGCCGCGCGGTGGCGAGCACGTCTGCACGGGATCGACCTGCGAACCCACCTCGTCCCGCGCACCGAGGCCGGGGCCTACGGAGGCCCGGGAGGAAGACCGAGGAGAGAGGGGCGACGGCGACAGGCGTGACGGCGGCGGACGCCACGGCGAGAGGGGCCAGGGGCCTAAGGGCGGGGACCGGCGGGCATCGCCGTACTCCACCCGGCACGGCGAAGCCGAAGAGCGGTTTTCCGAGGGCGGCTGCCGCGCCGATTCCGAACCGATCGGGCAGAAGCGTTCTCGTGAGGGCGTCGGGACTCCCGCCCTGCGAAACGGAGTTCTAGGCCGGAGCGTCAGCGAGGGAGTGCCACCGGGTGAGGGGCGGCGAGTGAGGGGCGGCACGGAGGGCGCACGCTGA
- a CDS encoding GNAT family N-acetyltransferase — protein sequence MIDVLPGGLTARHPVEGDHPQVLAVLDEWWGGLKGAAGVLERSLLLPRLYFQHFTTTSFLVEREGVQVGGRQGDGGDVAAFLVGFLSQTELDAAYVHFVGVDPRLHGQGIGRALYRAFFALARSHGRRYVHCITSPQNTASQSFHTRLGFTASGVKPDYDGPGLDRVTFSIDLAAR from the coding sequence ATGATCGACGTTCTTCCTGGTGGTCTGACGGCGCGGCATCCCGTTGAGGGAGACCATCCGCAGGTGCTCGCCGTCCTTGATGAGTGGTGGGGTGGACTGAAAGGGGCTGCGGGGGTGTTGGAGCGTTCGTTGCTCCTGCCCAGGCTGTACTTCCAGCACTTCACCACCACCAGCTTTCTGGTCGAACGCGAGGGGGTGCAGGTCGGCGGGCGGCAGGGTGACGGAGGGGACGTCGCGGCCTTTCTGGTCGGTTTCTTGTCGCAGACCGAACTCGACGCCGCCTACGTGCACTTCGTCGGAGTCGACCCGCGACTGCACGGGCAGGGCATCGGGCGGGCCTTGTACCGGGCCTTCTTCGCTCTCGCCCGTTCACACGGTCGCCGATACGTGCACTGCATCACCAGTCCGCAGAACACCGCGTCGCAGTCCTTCCATACGCGCCTCGGTTTCACGGCATCGGGCGTGAAGCCGGACTACGACGGCCCGGGCCTCGACCGGGTGACGTTCTCGATCGACCTCGCTGCTCGGTGA